The stretch of DNA aagtAAGAAAAATGCTGCAAACCCCAAGGATCTTATCTTTATCTTATATCTTATTTCCTCTGTATCATAAAAGatgatgttttaagattttttcttgtatcacaaaaGATGATTTCTTCAGTgtatttaatacatttttattcttaaaatcaaataactaattaatgtttttacttttataataaataattaaatatatgcatGCATTTAAATGACAAGTGtgagaaaaatataagtaaatgagtattaaaaaaaatagaaaacaaaagtaattaataataatacaacatttatttatttttcttaatcttggTGCTAATCCTAAAAAATCAACTATTATGGTACACAGGGAGTATTATCTAAAGGTTAGGTTCAAGCTATAAGAGTTCGACAAATGTTTTATCTATCACCTAATTTcaatatgtcatgttttggaatTTATGAAACTAGACGATTATACGTAGTTATAACGTTATTAAATGAAAGTAGACAATTGTAGTTATAACATTATTAAATAGTTGTAATGGTTGGTGTTGCGTtgaaattatgaattaaaaacctactttttttgtttgttacatactataaaaaactgataataaaaaaatgtattaaaataaattgtaacaCCGGTTATTTCGCTGCATGGCCATAAAAGCTTCAAAACAGATCAGTTATAAAAGAacaatattatatgattttcattttgataCGTCGTtactaacaattttaaaataatttttcttagctttattatttatataaaaaaacaaaaacaaattggtgtctttaaattattaaaacctAGTGGACCATATTTTTAAGGAACGTGAAATTTAGCAAATATTTagcttttctaattttattattataagttacataatgataaaaaaaaaaaaaaaagttttagtaatttgccaaaaaaaaaaaaaaaacaaagttctaATGACCGTTAATGACCGAGGTCAAAGTTCTCAACATCCATGGTTCAAAAATTGTTGAACGGTACTTGTTTTAGCAATGACACTGTGATTCGGTTCCGTCCCATGCTCTCAAAACAGAAGCAAACGAGTGGATGAAACCTcttgagttatatatatgtattctgGCTTACCTAATTCTCAACAACTTGAATCTTTGTTTAGTTTATCTTGTGACATTTCTTTAAACGAGAAATGTAAAAACCCTTAACCAAATTATagaaacaatttttgtttctaagaCCCACTCAAGCCTTGTAATAATTTAATGCATACCATGTTAATAATATTCATGCTCCACGGCATTTATACTTTCGTAGCACGAGTTGGTTTTAAATATATCAACTTTTACAAGAAGTTATCGAATAATGTTACATATATCTACCAAACATATTGTATATGATTATCTAGAACACCCATGCGTTTCTAATTTAAGCAGCCATCTATTTATCAATAATATATCTATTTGCTTTTTTAGCTTCGATGGTGGAATCTATAACAGAATAATTCCCTTTAGTAACCACTTTTTGGGTCATACTCCATTCaagaaataattatataaaaagtgtAATAATTCCAATTTCCATTTGAGGTTTTGTATGGAGATAACACATATATTGATGTATGGGTCCTCTCTTATTTGATCCTTTTACATTTGTTCCATTTTCGTGTAACGTGAAAAAGCCAAAATTAAGCTGACGGCATTATCTTCCAAATGTGGACGCCCTTTACTTTGTATATGTTAATGCACAATTATGCGTCTACATAGAGATCCACATATTCGTGGATAAAACCGAAATTAGATAAcaagattgaagcttttttCTAATTCTAGTGACCATACATGTCGAACTTGGTTTGTtaccttttgtttattttctataaacaaaatatcttctttagtttggattttttttttcatgaggCTATAGGTTCAAAAGGGTTacatattttcttcaaaatatatacaaatataaacgAAATTAATTAGAACTTTAGAAATGATCCACGAGTGCATGATACGTATCAAGATCACAACAGTTAGAAGCGTTTAATACGATTCCGGTTTGTCACAAACCGAGTTCCACGTGGTCATCTCTGTGCACATTTGGAATCCCGGTTAATATGGCGTGCGATATTGGACATACACGTGTGCGAAGAACGTGAAGTGTTCTACAGTTTCTTGCAGAATCACAAACCAATAATTGTCAATGATTCGATTCTTTCTTATCACCTCGACCTCGTAGGTCATATCTGAAGACACCAAAATTGTCCatttcatgtttttataaataacatgtatgtttggaaaaaaatagttaaaataggAGTTACGAACCTTACTAGTGGAGGTAGGCACTGGTATGGTACATATGTGGTGGATTCATTATGTTGAAACATGGTCCATAGCATAGCCAAAAGAAGCTATGGTTTCACGTATCATCAGATTATTAatcctctaattttttttttgttgaaaaactTATAGAAAAGGTTACTAAAAAGACACGGTCCATTAACTTTAACGTGGAACATTTATAAACGTTGGATTACGTTTCACACTATCTGATCGGGATTTTAAGACTGAGATCAATTTCACACCATAAGCCCATCCTTAACGGAATAACTTTCCCTCTGTTCTTAgcccaataaataataaaaatatataatagtgggcttagatcaatttttttatcttgCTTCAGAACTGATCCAAAGGGTGTTTCAAtattcttcctctcttctgatTGGTCGAAAAAAATtgagtatttttaatttttttcatttctttcatttGCACGAAATCGTGTGTAGGGTTTCTTTCTCTTGCGAAAACGGCGACAGCTTCATTCTCGACATAGTCGCCGCCGAAGCTTTGTTTTCCGGCAATTGAAACACGAAATCGAAAGGAGAGAAGCTAGTTCCGTCCTATTCCGTCGTTGTCTCCGTCGTTTCCTTTGTCCGGCTTTTGGCAAATCGAAACCAAATCTCAATCGAAACCACTTAATTACGAATAGAAAATTGCATTGCCTATTATTTGCGATTTCTTAATTGCATTGCCTGTTTCTTGTAGTTTCTTGGACCACTTCACGCATAGAAAATAGTTTTGTGAGAGAATCCATAGTTCTCTTCTCTGAATTGTTTAAATCTATGTCGAAGTAGCTGAAATCTAGGGTTTAGATTCGCTCTTGCAGGTCGTTGCTGAGTTcttcaagctttgttctttttttctccaaGGTAAAATTTAGCTTCGAGATTCTAATTGTGATTATGATCGATCAAATTCAAAATCgtcttgtgtttttttgtttttgttttgatgtttcaattttatttttgggatttATGGGATGCAGATAATAATGGAGTTTGATAACGTTAGTCTAGAGGTCTTTTTAGCGGTAGGAGTAGTGGTAAGgaagtagtagtagaagaagaagagagtgggaGGAGCTTGAAAGTGTATAGCAGGAAAGGGAATCATTCTAGAGGTAGTGAGGGTGGTGGTTCAGCGGTTAAAAGGAGAATGCATGGTTTGTTGTTTAGCACTTTGTTCATTGATTCATTGACTCGGATTTTAGCCCTAGTTGAATCTCTTGGACTGTCTGATCACTTCTTAGTCAAAGCTATGACTAGCTAAGTGGTGTCACAGTAGTTATAGGCTATAGCAAAGGTCGTAACTCTCTTGGATCATGGGAAAGCTGAACTGAAGAATCAAAGTTTCCTTAGTAGGCCGGTTTTAGCGAGCTTTAGCAGGATGTGGGGAACAAGATAAGTTTTGTTTAGTGTGTGTCAAGTGTTATGACTTTTACTTATACACAAGTTTTGGTTGCTGTGCCGAGGGAGATGAGAGATTGTTGGTAGCAGAGTATATGCCAAATGATACTCTCTCAAAGCATCTCTTTCAATGTAATTGTCTTATCCTTCTCTCGTTATTAGCTTGGTTTATAATCATGTTTGGATGCTttacattcttctttttgtttaatgttttcaggGGAAAAGTGGGTGTGGATTCTTGGATCATTTGCAGCTTCCTTGGGTGATGACAAAGAAGGAGCTCTCTGTTTTCAGTGTTTACATGGAATCTGTTGTTGTGGGTGATGACAAAGAAGGAGCtctctgttttttaatttgaaagttttgtAGGTaagtattaataattttttgtccAAGATCATTGAATTTGGTTTGTATCTTTGTTCACATTCAAGTTTTGGTCTAtagttaataataaattacatctttgtaaaatgtttaagaatattatattactatatctttattctaagaataCCAAAATTAGtttccccattttttttacctatgatcttaacaactgatcttagattatttttactatatatttaatctaagaacacacaaaaaagttATTCCATTAAGGATGCCCTTAGGGAGTGTCaaagtgaaaaaggaaaaaaacttttataagGGTATAAGTTCAACGAGGGGGACcctgattttgatttcttttatctgaaaatatgaaatatgttTGATGcttgataaaatatttttaaaagtaaataatggGATAAACTATTTGGTGATTgttcaaataaaataacaagaGACTTTCTTAGCTGCTTTTGTTAGGTAATGGTTATTTTTGTGTCGCTGCATCTCCGAGTTTGCGTCATTACAGCATATTACGACAGTGATTACGTACATAACAATAACAATCTTGCTCTTTAATTAGTTAGCTTTTTGGCATATACTTAGCCGCCCCGATGGCGTCATTGTTTGGTGAAgaactctaatttttttaattttaattttttaatctacaCCCCATTTGATTTTTTCAATTTAGAAGACGTGAGAAGCATTTTAGAGCCACAAAAATAGATCCCACATCcgatattaatattttgaaatactGATTATATTGCAAATCCTTGAAGCCGACAAATCTTATGATGTAATTACATCCGacaataatatttcaaaaaaatgtgaacaggacattttctttttaattctcttttttttttttgtgtgtggtggGAATCATTTTATAGTTCTCTGTTGATACGAAGCTGCTGGcttaactatttttaaaagCGTATACTAATTTAGGTTTTCAATATAATATACTCCATTTGACTTTATCCGgaattatatcttatataaaccGTAATcttgaatttaataaaatcttaagAATCTTTTGTATTCACGCTTGGCATCAATCAACCATATACAGTTATATACTAACACTGAAACACTCATCGATATGTTTGTTTACCTATAAATTAGTTTAATCTTCTTGTTAAGAAATCTACAAATAAGGTTATATTATATGCTGCTTAAAGTTGCAAGTGGCAATCCAACTATATCTCGCGAATGGACCCATTAATCTGTATTATTAGGAGTGGAGGGCGACAGAACATATTAAGTACATAATTTGATGATTAAGTAAAACCATCacgaagaaaaaattaaaaaatcatgaaaaggTCGTATTTATGTGATACTGTTGTCATGTAACGATCGATGTGAACACACACACGTGTATAACGATGGTCAACGACCTACTTATTTTGTGGTCGGCCGATGATGATGCAAGCCCAAAAACGTCTCGTTTAAACTAAAGCCCATAAAAAAATAGTTGCCATGGTCAGAATCACCTATTAGGTGAGCATCACATCTTGTCTCCGTTGACCTACAATTAACAATTGCATCACTCCAACTGTTCCGTTACTCACTGAGTCACCCATCCACTccgttttgtttcatttgtctTGGTAAATTTGAGGAAACATGCCAAAAGCCAAAAAACTTTGGGTTCTTGCAAGAATTATATTTCAAGTGCAGTGAGAGTTTAAtgagaaaagttaaaaaaaactttgggtTCCGTTCGAATCACATTCTGTTATCCCCAAAGTCTTCACCTTCAATCAAAACTATAGAAATTTAAAGATGCATAAACGTTAAAGAAAGGATGTGAAGTATGTGTGAGTCTAACTGCATCTCAGTGGTGCAGTGTCACAGAACATTGCTGGAGAAGGAGAACGAAGAGACAATacattctaaaaattaaaactttattattatcgaaaggatcatcatcatgatgattCACTTCTACGTGAAATTTCTCAAAGGTAAATGAGTTCTCTCCTCTTTTCTAGTTGGCTTTCGAATCGATAACCTTCTTAGCGAAAGAGGGCAAGCAGAAAGCAGCTGAGTGAATCTGCAACTCCAAAAGATTCAATCAGTTCAACACGATGATTCAAAGACACATTTcgaaaagaagttgaagaaagTACTTACCTCTGCGTTGTAAAACTTTAAGGGTCCGAATGATTTAACAGAGCTCTCATCAGCTTCAATAGGGTTTACTGGCTTCTTGAAATCAACCTGTGGTCCTTCACTTGAACAAAGCATGAATCCAATGACTCCACTGCAAACAAATCGTTATAAGACTTCAGATTTTTGAAACCAATGCAAAGGAAAGCCAAAATATGTTTTCAAGATCCAATTTTAAAAGACCTCGGGTAAGTTGGAACACTGGTCCAAGCGTAGTTCACAGATCCCTTGAATATCTCACGGCAATTAGACACAATGTCTTCAATAATGTCCATGTGAAGCCACAAGCTTTCAGCCTGTGTGCACACAACTCCACCAGGACGAAGAGCTCCATTCACTGACTCAAAGAAAGGTTTCTCAAATAACTCTTTTGCTGGACCAATCGGATCAGACGAATCAACAATAACTGCATCATAGGTTCCTTCAGCAGCATTCTTCAAGAAAGCAACACCTGCATACATGGCCACAACATTGTATAAAACTTATTCAGACAGAGAGACAGACATAAAAAGTAGAACATTCGAGTACCATCGCCGATGAGGAGGTTGACACGAGGATCCTCGTATCCAACTGCTACCTTAGGAAAATATTGCTTAGACACCTAAAGAAGATCACAGAAGATGGAAACATATCAAAACCTAAGTAAAGTTCATCACAATGTAAGGCAAAGGATACATAAATAGAAGAAAGGAATGTGACAAACTCACATCAACCACCATTTTATCGATTTCACAAATGTCAATCTGCTCAACAGAACTATGACGTGCCACTTCCCGCAAGACTCCTCCATCTCCTCCCCCAATGACAAGAACCTAAATAAGATAGATAAAAGTTTCCATAAGAAACACACTTGGCTAAAATTTTACTGAAAACCAAAACATCCCTTATAGGACCATCATCCTAAATCATCCCAGCTCAAATCAGTTCTATGGTCATGACTAATAGACAAGAAAGGCAATTCACTTTACCAAAAGTGACATTTTTTGCAGTTTTGCAGTTGAAAGCAAGAGACTTTGAGTATCTAAGCTATCCTAACAATACAATTCATCTGCTAAAAGAGGACTACCTTCTTGGGATTGGAGATAGAGCACAAGGGAAGATGAGTGATCATTTCCTGATACGCACATTCATCTCTTTCAGTAAGCTGAATCACTCCATCCAAAACAAGAACCTTTCCATAGGTTGCAgactaagcaaaaaaaaaattcaccaaagttgaaaactttataTAAGTGAAACCAAACTTGAAGACTAATGAGACTACAAACTAAGCAAGTAGAAACTGTCTTTTTTGTTACCTGGAAAACAATAACATCCTGGTAATCAGATTTGCCTTGGAATAGAATCTTCTCTACCTTTAGTGAATGTGCTTctcctacaaactcataaatttcaaaaaaatcagCTTTACAGAGAAGAATTGTGAACAAACAGAGAGTTTGATTCATTGATGAAGAAGTTAAAATTTGGGCAACAATTCCAGAAAAGAATGAGACTTTATATCAAACCTGGCCACATAGGACTCATCTCAGAGAACCACCCAGGAATAACAGAGGACATACAAGAAGGCTCCTTTAtcatctctcctcctcctcctcctcctcctccagtaCCGTTCTCTGTTTCCATGGCGGCGccgttgtcttcttcttctcttggtcTCTTCACGGGTGAATCAGTAGCTGAAGCTTCTTGTGTTGACGACATAGAAGGATGCTCTGTttatataagaagaagagagagagtgagtgaggagattagggttttagtgtgtgtttgtgtgtgtctCTATGTGGCTTCTTTGCTCATGTGAGAGTTGTTTGTTTTGATGCGGAGATGATGATATCAGAGAAGAGGGGCCAACCAATATCTGCCGTACGATTCGACtgttataaaaatcattttttcgtaaatatattttattttgttattaaatttttcaGTACGTGAATAtggaaaatttaattattttgtgatgatAACTCGGAATAATTGAAATCAATCATGACagcttttttctccttttttttttgttctttttacttttcttttaacGTTTAAATTTTGAGATTGTATCGAGTTTATCACCTATAAAAAATGTTTCTATAATACTAATTATAtctatatcattattaatttatatcaaaattcattatataaattaaaattatttgttgccatttaatttgaatctatattattcttctttaaaaaacaacaaattattttttttagttgataattatttatatcttaCTAAAATAAAGTCTATACAAATTTCTCTACCacgttaaattttttttctaaattcataaaattcacggataaaatatattttttatacaaataatcacaaatttaaataacacaaaataatcgtaaatttgaaaaaaataaaataaaaatagt from Camelina sativa cultivar DH55 chromosome 9, Cs, whole genome shotgun sequence encodes:
- the LOC104712576 gene encoding spermidine synthase 2, whose translation is MSSTQEASATDSPVKRPREEEDNGAAMETENGTGGGGGGGGEMIKEPSCMSSVIPGWFSEMSPMWPGEAHSLKVEKILFQGKSDYQDVIVFQSATYGKVLVLDGVIQLTERDECAYQEMITHLPLCSISNPKKVLVIGGGDGGVLREVARHSSVEQIDICEIDKMVVDVSKQYFPKVAVGYEDPRVNLLIGDGVAFLKNAAEGTYDAVIVDSSDPIGPAKELFEKPFFESVNGALRPGGVVCTQAESLWLHMDIIEDIVSNCREIFKGSVNYAWTSVPTYPSGVIGFMLCSSEGPQVDFKKPVNPIEADESSVKSFGPLKFYNAEIHSAAFCLPSFAKKVIDSKAN